A window from Paraburkholderia acidiphila encodes these proteins:
- a CDS encoding ABC transporter ATP-binding protein, with protein MLRFENLSKRFGKRVIFQGLHHDIRAGCVALCDENGSGKSTLLGILAGAIDADEGEVWLGGHSLRSAPLEAKSALAYVPDDCMAYPLQTGRAFLELVASAKKTAVDARTLDLADRFGLTPHLEKRFEQMSLGTRKKIFLTATTLGKPAVVIADEPGNGLDAAARAVLIDLFKSLGKESAVFFSSHDLRLARACEATLTSFAELGAAA; from the coding sequence ATGCTTCGATTCGAGAACCTCAGCAAACGCTTTGGCAAGCGCGTTATCTTCCAGGGACTGCATCACGATATCCGCGCGGGATGCGTGGCGCTTTGCGATGAAAACGGCAGTGGCAAGTCCACATTGCTCGGCATCCTTGCCGGCGCGATCGATGCCGACGAAGGGGAGGTATGGCTCGGCGGCCATTCCTTGCGTAGCGCGCCGCTCGAGGCGAAATCCGCCCTGGCCTATGTGCCCGACGACTGTATGGCGTATCCGCTCCAAACCGGCCGGGCGTTTCTCGAACTCGTGGCGTCGGCAAAGAAAACAGCCGTCGACGCGCGCACGCTCGATCTCGCGGACCGCTTTGGCCTCACGCCGCATCTTGAGAAACGTTTCGAGCAGATGTCGCTCGGCACCCGCAAGAAAATCTTCCTGACGGCGACGACGCTGGGCAAGCCCGCCGTCGTTATCGCGGACGAACCAGGCAACGGGCTCGACGCCGCTGCGCGCGCGGTTCTCATCGATCTTTTCAAGAGTCTGGGCAAGGAGAGCGCAGTCTTCTTTTCGAGCCACGATTTGCGGCTTGCGCGAGCTTGCGAAGCGACGCTCACCAGTTTCGCCGAACTGGGGGCGGCCGCGTAA
- a CDS encoding pyridoxal-phosphate dependent enzyme produces MTLHFETPLMESRALSALGDQSVWLKLDALQPCGSFKIRGIGHACAVHQSRGAQRFVSSSGGNAGLAVAYAGRRLGMPVVVVVPETTTARAKELLRLEGAEVVVHGSSWQEANQFAQTLLGATDAFVHPFDDPLLWHGHATLIDEVAHARFKPDAVVLSVGGGGLLSGVVEGLQRNRWHDVPVLAVETEGAASFHAALAAGHPVELPCISSVATSLGAKRVCEQALHCAREHPVHSLVVSDYSALAACERFLADHRILVEPACGAALSVAYDRHPALAGYSKILVIVCGGATATIDQIRTWAAQAGRA; encoded by the coding sequence ATGACTCTGCACTTTGAAACGCCTTTGATGGAATCGCGCGCCTTGAGCGCCCTCGGTGACCAATCCGTGTGGCTCAAGCTCGACGCGCTACAGCCTTGCGGATCGTTCAAGATCCGGGGCATCGGCCACGCGTGCGCCGTCCATCAGAGCCGCGGCGCGCAGCGTTTCGTTTCTTCCTCCGGGGGCAATGCGGGTCTTGCCGTTGCCTATGCGGGTCGACGCCTGGGTATGCCCGTTGTCGTGGTGGTACCGGAAACGACAACGGCGCGCGCCAAGGAACTGCTCCGCCTGGAAGGTGCCGAGGTGGTGGTGCACGGCAGCTCCTGGCAAGAAGCGAACCAGTTCGCGCAAACGCTGCTCGGCGCAACAGATGCGTTCGTGCATCCCTTTGACGACCCCTTGCTATGGCACGGTCATGCCACGTTGATCGACGAAGTTGCCCACGCCCGCTTCAAACCGGACGCCGTGGTGCTTTCCGTCGGCGGCGGCGGTCTCCTGTCCGGCGTCGTGGAAGGCCTGCAGCGCAATCGCTGGCACGATGTGCCCGTGCTGGCTGTGGAAACCGAAGGCGCCGCTTCGTTCCATGCAGCGCTCGCGGCGGGTCATCCGGTGGAGCTGCCATGTATCTCCAGCGTCGCCACGTCGCTCGGCGCGAAGCGGGTGTGCGAACAGGCGTTGCATTGCGCGCGCGAACACCCCGTACACAGCCTCGTCGTGTCCGACTACAGCGCACTCGCAGCCTGCGAGCGCTTTCTTGCGGATCACCGCATTCTGGTCGAGCCGGCTTGCGGCGCGGCGCTGTCTGTCGCCTATGACAGGCATCCGGCGCTGGCCGGCTACAGCAAGATTCTGGTTATCGTCTGCGGCGGCGCCACGGCGACCATCGATCAGATCCGCACGTGGGCAGCCCAGGCCGGCCGCGCGTGA
- a CDS encoding phosphatase PAP2 family protein has product MNSFDTVILGALTQLQFSPQVNHAIVVIADLYTFKGYLLIPLLWWIWVQPNERRDWRREIVLATLASALIALTVGRLLARCLPFRERPLFTPELHLHFASSPVQFAGLMNWSSFPSDHAMLWMAVATGIFIVWRGIGVLAFLAVAVFVCFPRAYLGYHYPTDLLAGALIGVVITWIMTRRAVRRRTVKPAMRYIMRYPGPAVALGFMLCFELVTQFDDLLRLAHSVLHAAS; this is encoded by the coding sequence ATGAACAGCTTCGATACCGTCATTCTGGGAGCCCTCACCCAACTCCAGTTTTCCCCTCAGGTCAATCATGCAATCGTCGTGATTGCCGATCTCTATACCTTCAAGGGCTATCTGCTGATACCGCTGTTGTGGTGGATCTGGGTCCAGCCGAACGAGCGGCGCGACTGGCGCCGTGAAATCGTGCTCGCCACGTTGGCGAGTGCGCTGATTGCACTCACGGTAGGACGCCTGCTGGCGCGCTGCCTGCCGTTCAGGGAGCGGCCGCTATTCACACCGGAGCTTCATCTGCATTTCGCCTCGTCGCCCGTGCAGTTTGCCGGACTGATGAACTGGAGTTCCTTTCCAAGCGATCACGCCATGCTCTGGATGGCGGTTGCCACGGGCATCTTCATCGTGTGGCGCGGCATTGGCGTGCTGGCGTTTTTGGCCGTCGCGGTATTCGTGTGCTTTCCGCGCGCGTACCTGGGGTATCACTACCCGACCGATCTGCTCGCCGGCGCCCTGATAGGCGTCGTGATTACCTGGATCATGACGCGCAGAGCCGTGAGGAGGCGCACGGTGAAACCCGCCATGCGCTACATCATGCGCTATCCCGGTCCTGCCGTGGCGCTCGGATTTATGCTGTGTTTCGAGTTGGTCACGCAGTTCGACGATCTTCTGCGGCTCGCCCATTCTGTATTGCATGCAGCGAGTTGA
- a CDS encoding pentapeptide repeat-containing protein yields MRSNTNEPLNAEGTGERPLFSGLTFDREALTRVLRECGDEPTFEHCNFSGEDLSNLDLRAARFSQCNFEHALMEHCELSRTRWLACKCTAARFRYANASDARFCRSDLNNTDWTGSKLASAAFTEVKLTGARFVDTRTLGLSFHDSLLVGADLRGLSFRKQTLEALNFSDADLSDCDFRDAVFEGGSLSNAQLRNSRFDGADLRSVDLSGFRIVDVLQHLKGTILSVDQAVMLVGDCGVRVM; encoded by the coding sequence ATGCGCAGCAACACAAACGAGCCGTTAAATGCGGAAGGAACGGGAGAAAGACCGCTGTTCAGCGGATTGACGTTCGATCGCGAAGCGCTGACCCGCGTGCTTCGAGAATGCGGTGACGAACCGACGTTCGAGCACTGCAATTTCAGCGGCGAAGATCTTTCCAACCTCGACCTCCGAGCCGCCCGATTCTCACAGTGCAACTTCGAGCATGCGCTCATGGAGCACTGCGAACTCTCCAGAACCCGTTGGTTGGCGTGCAAGTGCACTGCCGCAAGGTTTCGCTACGCCAATGCGAGTGATGCGCGTTTCTGCCGGAGCGATCTTAACAATACCGATTGGACCGGCTCGAAACTCGCATCAGCCGCGTTCACCGAGGTCAAGCTCACGGGCGCCCGCTTTGTCGATACTCGCACGCTCGGACTTAGCTTTCACGATTCCCTGCTCGTTGGCGCAGATCTGCGGGGGCTCTCGTTTCGCAAGCAAACCCTCGAGGCGCTGAATTTCTCCGACGCGGATCTGTCCGACTGCGACTTTCGCGACGCTGTATTCGAAGGCGGCAGCCTCAGCAACGCACAACTGCGAAACAGTCGCTTCGACGGTGCCGATTTACGCTCTGTAGACCTAAGTGGTTTTCGCATCGTCGACGTACTTCAGCATCTCAAAGGCACGATACTCTCCGTCGATCAGGCGGTAATGCTGGTTGGAGACTGCGGAGTACGGGTGATGTAA
- a CDS encoding DUF1488 family protein, whose amino-acid sequence MLIQFPEEDPFYYASGTVRYRAFVDGAWVMCEISPEALEDYFRARAGRAGLLAAFATHRKEIESITRQVLPHRLSAGRCQLFLRDCLRKPGTTGVDICPNRGIVGTVRYDDTPGTSTRVPALRYVYEAGSARR is encoded by the coding sequence GTGCTCATACAATTTCCAGAAGAAGATCCCTTCTACTATGCGAGCGGCACGGTCCGGTATCGGGCCTTCGTCGACGGCGCATGGGTCATGTGCGAAATATCGCCGGAGGCGCTTGAAGATTATTTTCGCGCGCGTGCGGGTCGCGCCGGACTGTTAGCGGCTTTCGCAACACATAGGAAGGAGATCGAATCAATCACAAGACAAGTTCTTCCGCACCGTCTCTCCGCCGGACGCTGTCAGCTTTTCTTGCGAGACTGCCTGCGCAAGCCGGGAACAACCGGGGTAGACATATGCCCCAACAGGGGTATCGTTGGAACTGTCCGATACGACGATACGCCAGGCACCAGCACGCGCGTGCCCGCGCTCAGGTACGTCTACGAAGCGGGAAGCGCGCGAAGGTGA
- a CDS encoding lecithin retinol acyltransferase family protein: MSPELQSTSHTQEPPLGAHLVSRRAGYSHHGIYVGAGRVVHYAGLCVSLHRGPIEEVSLERFAAGCEVAIVAHPCAAFVGREAVARARSRLGEDRYRLLSNNCEHFCTWCVDGKGRSEQVRACIAHPLAGLRVVRALVHARREHAHDTYAAQAA; the protein is encoded by the coding sequence ATGAGCCCCGAACTTCAATCGACGTCGCACACACAGGAGCCGCCGCTCGGCGCGCATCTCGTGTCGCGTCGCGCGGGCTACAGCCATCACGGTATCTATGTCGGCGCCGGGCGTGTCGTCCACTACGCCGGGTTGTGCGTCTCGCTGCATCGCGGTCCGATCGAAGAGGTCTCGCTCGAACGTTTCGCGGCAGGCTGCGAAGTCGCCATCGTCGCGCACCCGTGCGCGGCCTTCGTGGGCCGCGAAGCGGTAGCGCGTGCGCGTTCGCGTCTGGGTGAAGACCGCTACCGCCTGCTCAGCAACAACTGCGAACACTTCTGCACCTGGTGCGTGGACGGCAAGGGCCGCAGCGAACAGGTCCGCGCCTGCATTGCCCATCCGCTTGCCGGCCTGCGCGTGGTTCGCGCGCTGGTTCACGCGCGCCGCGAACATGCCCACGACACGTACGCCGCACAGGCGGCGTGA
- a CDS encoding AraC family transcriptional regulator → MSDGVEYKRLAGLPGLVLGAGRFEAFRFERHYHLDYHIGLVTEGVQRQRVNADAFLLGPGRISVMPPGEVHDGAGECGSAYTLKTFRLSRDLLQRVATELTGSAREPELKSMMLEDPALAAQLLQLHEAMQLSPDASSLSVQSEWLSLLYCLFNRSGAIKPIAVNGANATLSPVHRQRLKDYCLFHLAEKITLDDLAALCGLGRFPFLRRFKQTVGMTPHAWLLRLRLEQACALLAGGKRTIAEVAQGVGFYDQSHFNKAFRQAFGVAPSAY, encoded by the coding sequence ATGAGCGATGGCGTGGAGTACAAGCGGCTCGCCGGCCTTCCGGGGCTGGTTCTTGGTGCTGGGCGTTTCGAGGCGTTCCGTTTCGAGCGGCATTACCATCTTGACTATCACATCGGGCTCGTAACCGAAGGGGTTCAGCGCCAACGCGTCAACGCAGACGCGTTCCTGCTCGGGCCAGGCCGCATTTCCGTGATGCCGCCCGGTGAGGTCCACGATGGAGCCGGGGAATGCGGCAGCGCTTATACGCTGAAGACATTCAGACTGTCCCGAGACCTGCTGCAACGCGTTGCAACCGAGCTAACGGGCTCGGCTCGCGAGCCCGAGCTGAAAAGCATGATGCTCGAGGATCCTGCGCTGGCCGCGCAATTGTTGCAGCTTCACGAGGCGATGCAATTGTCGCCGGACGCTTCGTCGCTGTCCGTGCAGTCGGAATGGTTGTCCCTGCTGTACTGCCTGTTCAACCGGTCCGGCGCGATCAAGCCGATAGCCGTCAACGGGGCTAATGCGACACTCTCTCCAGTGCATCGGCAACGGCTCAAAGACTATTGCCTGTTCCATCTCGCCGAGAAGATCACCCTCGACGACCTCGCCGCCTTGTGCGGGCTGGGGCGTTTTCCTTTCTTGCGCCGATTCAAGCAGACCGTTGGCATGACGCCTCACGCGTGGCTGCTTCGTCTGCGTCTGGAACAGGCTTGTGCCTTGCTGGCAGGGGGCAAACGAACCATTGCCGAAGTCGCCCAGGGTGTCGGGTTCTACGACCAAAGCCATTTCAACAAGGCGTTCCGTCAAGCGTTTGGCGTGGCCCCATCCGCATACTGA
- a CDS encoding PP2C family protein-serine/threonine phosphatase: protein MRSLNEDACLDLPQKGLWAVADGMGGHTAGDFASGMIVRSLGGLAAPNTLTSFMAAARGTLQTVNHQLREEAVRRAVRMIGSTVAVLMARGREFGWLWAGDSRIYLYRDAQLEPLTTDHSYVAELQAQGHLSAEAARHHPSQHLITRAVGAADWLDLDEGRIVVRDGDLFLLCSDGLSNEVQAPEIVRALEAGDCQLATDMLVEMALQAGGRDNITAVVVRVDDPGASDRTLVNPAVGR, encoded by the coding sequence GTGCGCTCGCTCAACGAAGATGCATGTCTCGATCTGCCCCAGAAGGGCCTTTGGGCAGTGGCCGACGGCATGGGCGGGCATACGGCGGGAGACTTTGCCAGCGGCATGATCGTGCGCTCGCTTGGTGGCCTGGCCGCCCCCAACACACTCACGAGCTTCATGGCCGCCGCGCGCGGCACGTTGCAGACGGTGAATCACCAGTTGCGCGAAGAAGCGGTGCGGCGCGCGGTTCGCATGATCGGCAGCACCGTTGCCGTGCTGATGGCGAGGGGGCGCGAATTTGGCTGGCTATGGGCGGGCGACAGCCGCATCTATCTGTACCGCGATGCGCAGCTCGAACCGCTCACGACGGATCATAGTTACGTGGCGGAACTTCAGGCGCAGGGGCATTTGAGCGCCGAAGCGGCGCGCCACCATCCGTCGCAGCATCTGATCACGCGGGCCGTCGGGGCGGCAGACTGGCTCGATCTGGATGAAGGCCGCATTGTCGTGCGTGACGGAGACCTGTTTTTGCTTTGCAGCGATGGGTTGAGCAATGAGGTTCAGGCGCCCGAGATCGTGCGGGCGCTTGAGGCCGGCGATTGCCAGCTGGCTACTGACATGCTCGTGGAGATGGCCCTGCAGGCCGGGGGGCGCGATAATATCACTGCCGTGGTTGTGAGGGTGGATGATCCTGGGGCGTCGGATCGGACGCTTGTGAATCCTGCTGTGGGGCGGTGA
- a CDS encoding sigma-54 interaction domain-containing protein, with protein sequence MKLFDPHGFGSSVVSYAGLLEKIEILRSTLRWAPRLERTDIEKLLNQSNALRDEVMQLSRKERFVEAAAEAPEALDALAKPDALAPSAHRRREALIERSFIFEGIFGDNPKLLAALEIAEKAAPTDLPVLIDGESGTGKELMAKVIHANGARADRPYISVNCGAIPENLLESELFGHRRGAFTGASSDRKGKFESAHSGTIFLDEIGELPLQGQVKLLRVLESHEIQRVGSDEPIGVDTRIVAATNRNLRELAAQGLFREDLFYRLSVIHVTLPALRERNDEIPLLIAYFGDEAAAQLKRRPLKLTPKLRDFLLTYAYPGNIRELRNLVYRLSCLAGDTADIEHLPDDIRPKPAALSLRAVEAEAAGAPLSLSDAKRAASDEAERAFLERGLLETGGTVAELARRCDMNRSHLQMLLKKHGIHSKDFRHAEKMNHGKES encoded by the coding sequence ATGAAACTCTTCGACCCGCATGGATTCGGCAGCTCCGTGGTGTCTTATGCGGGGTTGCTCGAGAAGATCGAGATCCTGCGCTCCACGCTGCGCTGGGCGCCGCGGCTCGAGCGCACCGATATCGAAAAGCTCTTGAACCAATCGAACGCACTGCGCGACGAAGTCATGCAACTCTCGCGCAAGGAGCGCTTTGTCGAGGCGGCGGCCGAAGCGCCCGAGGCGCTCGATGCGCTCGCGAAGCCAGATGCCCTCGCGCCTTCCGCGCACCGGCGGCGCGAGGCGCTCATCGAGCGCAGCTTCATATTCGAAGGCATCTTCGGCGACAACCCGAAGCTGCTGGCCGCGCTGGAGATCGCGGAAAAGGCGGCGCCGACCGACCTGCCCGTGCTGATCGACGGCGAGAGCGGCACGGGCAAGGAGCTGATGGCGAAGGTGATCCACGCGAACGGTGCGCGTGCCGACCGGCCGTACATCTCGGTCAACTGCGGTGCGATACCCGAGAACCTGCTCGAATCGGAATTGTTTGGGCATCGCCGAGGGGCGTTCACGGGCGCGTCGAGCGATCGCAAAGGGAAATTCGAAAGCGCGCATTCGGGGACGATCTTTCTGGACGAGATTGGCGAGTTGCCGCTGCAGGGACAGGTGAAATTGCTGCGCGTGCTCGAATCGCACGAAATCCAGCGGGTGGGCTCCGATGAGCCCATTGGCGTGGACACGCGCATTGTTGCGGCGACCAATCGCAACCTGCGTGAACTTGCGGCGCAAGGGCTGTTTCGCGAGGATCTCTTTTACCGGTTGAGCGTGATTCATGTCACGCTGCCTGCGCTGCGCGAGCGCAACGACGAAATTCCGCTGCTCATTGCGTATTTCGGTGATGAGGCTGCTGCGCAGCTTAAGCGCCGGCCTCTGAAGCTCACGCCCAAGTTGCGCGATTTTCTGCTGACTTACGCTTATCCGGGGAATATTCGCGAGTTGCGCAATCTCGTGTACCGGTTGTCGTGCCTTGCTGGCGATACTGCCGATATCGAGCATTTGCCCGACGATATTCGGCCTAAGCCTGCGGCGCTCTCGCTTCGTGCAGTCGAGGCCGAGGCGGCTGGCGCGCCTTTATCGCTTAGCGATGCGAAACGTGCCGCGAGTGACGAGGCTGAGCGCGCGTTTCTCGAGCGCGGGTTGCTGGAGACCGGGGGCACGGTGGCCGAGCTTGCCCGGCGCTGCGATATGAACCGGTCGCATTTGCAGATGCTGCTCAAGAAGCATGGCATTCATTCGAAGGACTTTCGGCATGCCGAGAAGATGAATCATGGGAAGGAGTCGTGA
- a CDS encoding serine/threonine protein kinase, protein MMSLAQLIQTFQSGALSRDAFFAEIDHVLAVDAANCARLREAVDATQTVHPLPDAVYAEVLRRIEHRQDNTGAVDDSTRIHEALAAARSATTGDESEHVKGIGDTLNGRFVLEECLGVGGMGTVYKALDLRKLEASDRKPYIAIKVLNVQFRGQPTSLIALQREARKAQTLAHRNIVTVYDFDRDGPLVYLTMEYLSGKPLSKLLRAPGFAGMSFEKARPIIAGMGQALAYAHERGFVHCDFKPANVFLTDGGDVKVIDFGIARVFQRPEEDPDVTVFDPATLGGITPAYASPEMFEHREPDPRDDVYALACVTYELLTGKHPFKRKSATQARSEKMRAERPEGLDRGQWRTLSAALSFDRASRTASVTQFLEGMGVLTHAPVFSGARVGAVGVGAIVVAAGLWAGYRVLSGPGRTGANPSVAAISTSATSTTGATSASASATKPAPEAAASPVLAAVPAAVVASAPAASAVVAAPVADVASIAALNATLARIPCSALAASLPGQVIQLRGFANGGEAMAHVHDALAQTPGGQAAKLDVTAVENHNCEVVSAFAPYWRANRLAGGGATIRTEPLDAHLTQGMPLIVDITTPHYDSYVNVDYFALDGSVVHLVPSNVERDNQAPPGFSAKVGGSGYWLVDKPFGTEMIVLLITPAPLFDGLRPASESRSAYIAAVAQQLKQMEARYGAGHIVADFVQITTHARSD, encoded by the coding sequence ATGATGAGCCTTGCGCAGCTGATCCAGACATTCCAGAGCGGGGCGCTTTCACGCGACGCGTTCTTCGCCGAGATCGACCACGTGCTCGCGGTCGACGCGGCCAATTGCGCTCGTTTGCGCGAAGCCGTGGACGCGACGCAAACCGTTCATCCGCTGCCGGACGCCGTGTATGCCGAGGTTCTGCGCCGCATCGAACATCGCCAGGACAACACGGGGGCCGTGGACGACTCCACTCGCATTCATGAAGCGCTTGCCGCTGCGCGTTCCGCCACGACAGGCGACGAGTCGGAGCACGTGAAGGGCATTGGCGACACGCTCAACGGACGCTTCGTGCTCGAAGAATGTCTAGGCGTGGGCGGCATGGGCACCGTCTACAAGGCGCTCGATTTACGTAAGCTCGAAGCGTCCGACCGCAAACCTTATATCGCGATCAAGGTGCTGAACGTGCAGTTCCGCGGCCAGCCGACTTCGCTGATCGCGCTGCAACGCGAAGCTCGCAAGGCGCAGACGCTCGCGCACCGCAATATCGTCACGGTGTATGACTTCGACCGCGACGGGCCGCTCGTCTACCTCACGATGGAATATCTGTCCGGCAAGCCGCTCAGCAAGCTGTTGCGCGCGCCGGGTTTCGCGGGCATGTCGTTCGAGAAGGCGCGGCCGATCATTGCCGGCATGGGGCAGGCGCTGGCTTATGCGCACGAGCGCGGCTTCGTGCATTGCGACTTCAAGCCCGCCAATGTTTTTCTCACCGATGGCGGCGACGTGAAAGTGATCGACTTCGGCATTGCACGCGTATTTCAGCGGCCCGAAGAAGATCCCGACGTTACCGTGTTCGATCCCGCGACGCTTGGCGGCATCACGCCCGCCTATGCGAGCCCGGAGATGTTCGAGCATCGCGAGCCCGACCCGCGCGACGATGTCTACGCGCTCGCCTGTGTGACCTACGAACTGTTGACGGGCAAGCATCCCTTCAAGCGGAAATCGGCTACCCAGGCACGCAGCGAAAAGATGCGCGCCGAGCGCCCGGAAGGGCTCGATCGCGGCCAATGGCGCACGCTGAGCGCGGCGCTTTCGTTCGACCGCGCCTCGCGCACGGCGAGCGTCACTCAGTTTCTCGAGGGCATGGGCGTGCTCACGCATGCGCCGGTGTTTTCAGGCGCCCGGGTCGGTGCCGTTGGCGTGGGGGCGATCGTCGTCGCCGCGGGTTTGTGGGCGGGGTACCGCGTGCTTTCCGGACCAGGGCGGACGGGCGCCAATCCCTCCGTGGCGGCTATCTCCACCAGCGCCACCAGCACTACCGGCGCCACCAGCGCGTCCGCAAGCGCAACGAAGCCGGCCCCGGAAGCCGCCGCCTCGCCGGTGCTTGCCGCCGTGCCTGCGGCCGTGGTCGCGAGCGCGCCTGCCGCGAGCGCGGTTGTGGCGGCTCCCGTGGCCGACGTCGCGTCGATCGCCGCGTTGAATGCGACGCTTGCACGTATCCCTTGCTCGGCGCTTGCGGCGTCGCTGCCCGGGCAAGTGATCCAGCTGCGTGGTTTTGCCAACGGAGGCGAAGCCATGGCGCATGTGCACGACGCACTAGCACAAACGCCGGGAGGGCAGGCCGCGAAACTCGATGTGACCGCGGTGGAAAACCACAACTGCGAAGTGGTGAGCGCATTTGCGCCGTACTGGCGCGCCAATCGTCTGGCGGGCGGTGGCGCGACGATCCGTACCGAGCCGCTCGACGCGCACCTCACGCAGGGCATGCCGCTCATCGTCGATATCACCACGCCGCACTACGACTCATACGTCAACGTGGATTACTTCGCGCTCGACGGCAGCGTCGTGCATCTGGTTCCCAGCAATGTCGAGCGCGACAACCAGGCGCCGCCTGGGTTCTCCGCCAAAGTAGGCGGTTCGGGATACTGGCTCGTGGACAAGCCATTCGGCACTGAGATGATCGTTTTGCTGATCACGCCCGCGCCGTTGTTCGATGGGCTGCGTCCCGCTTCCGAGTCTCGCTCGGCCTACATTGCAGCGGTTGCGCAGCAGTTGAAGCAGATGGAAGCGCGCTACGGCGCGGGGCACATCGTTGCTGATTTTGTGCAGATCACGACCCACGCGCGAAGCGATTGA